In Clostridium sp. DL-VIII, the following proteins share a genomic window:
- a CDS encoding flavodoxin family protein, producing the protein MKVLAVNGSPRGAKGNTEVLLVEFLKGCEEAGAETETVYLKDKDIKHCEGCFTCWTKTPGKCIHKDDMEELLDKVSEADVIVYATPLYVFTVTGIMKDFMDRKIPLIKGNIIKVGDKYSHPKRYEKEHHVKNVLISNCGFPGKYNFSGLVETFNVMTKGNLTAAILCEEGGILNAIKTNSELQKLYEPFFSALRNAGREVISLGYVKAETQAILDKEVIDSELYVKRANENWAK; encoded by the coding sequence ATGAAAGTTTTAGCAGTAAATGGTAGTCCAAGAGGAGCAAAAGGGAATACAGAAGTTCTTTTAGTAGAATTTCTTAAAGGATGTGAGGAGGCAGGTGCAGAAACAGAAACAGTTTACTTAAAGGATAAGGACATTAAGCACTGTGAAGGATGTTTTACCTGCTGGACAAAAACTCCAGGAAAATGCATTCATAAAGATGACATGGAAGAATTATTAGATAAAGTATCAGAAGCTGATGTAATTGTTTATGCTACACCGTTATATGTATTTACTGTTACTGGCATAATGAAAGATTTTATGGATCGTAAAATTCCATTAATTAAAGGAAATATAATTAAAGTAGGAGATAAATATAGTCATCCTAAACGCTATGAAAAAGAGCATCATGTTAAAAATGTGCTGATTTCAAATTGTGGTTTTCCTGGAAAGTATAATTTTTCTGGATTAGTAGAAACCTTCAATGTTATGACAAAGGGAAATTTAACAGCGGCTATTTTGTGTGAAGAAGGCGGAATATTAAATGCTATAAAGACTAATAGTGAACTTCAAAAATTATACGAACCATTTTTTTCAGCTTTAAGAAATGCTGGAAGAGAGGTAATCAGCTTAGGATACGTAAAAGCTGAGACACAAGCTATACTTGATAAGGAAGTAATTGATTCTGAACTTTATGTGAAAAGGGCCAATGAAAATTGGGCAAAATAA
- a CDS encoding DUF6512 family protein, with product MENILINPASWFILGIPFIFILGSLAHFAYKWSGKSIILGIFTPVNESIWEHLKLSTYPIFLWYFLGFILLEDKINIYRWYICCIISIVVNMIVIISFYYTYTGAFGIHSLFLDIFSLFLGLSIAQCISLYIYNHAKLTTLDFYLSIIIGTLVIICFTLFTFNPPKFPIFMDPESKKYGIN from the coding sequence ATGGAAAACATTCTTATTAATCCAGCTTCTTGGTTCATTCTCGGCATTCCATTCATCTTTATACTTGGTTCTTTAGCACATTTTGCATATAAATGGAGTGGTAAATCAATTATCTTAGGAATTTTCACCCCAGTCAATGAAAGTATCTGGGAACATCTAAAGCTTTCCACTTATCCTATTTTTCTTTGGTACTTCTTAGGATTTATATTATTAGAAGATAAAATAAACATATATCGATGGTATATCTGTTGTATTATTTCAATTGTTGTAAATATGATTGTTATAATTTCTTTTTACTACACTTATACAGGTGCCTTTGGAATTCACTCATTATTTCTTGACATATTTTCATTATTTTTAGGGCTTTCAATTGCTCAATGCATATCCTTATATATATACAATCATGCTAAATTAACTACTCTTGACTTTTATTTATCTATTATTATCGGTACATTAGTAATTATTTGTTTTACATTATTTACTTTTAATCCGCCTAAATTTCCTATTTTTATGGATCCTGAAAGTAAAAAGTACGGAATTAACTAG
- a CDS encoding transposase zinc-binding domain-containing protein — translation MIKSKLRRILEENWNEFYKRYKNRIRPSVIAEVKKVMKCKDISNGYIELKCKECGEIKKVGFTCKSRFCTSCGKVYVDNWVNGMLGKLINVKHRHMVFTIPEELRNYFGRERDRLKLLPQCAAKAVTSWMYKQNKKKNLYLEL, via the coding sequence ATGATTAAGAGTAAATTAAGAAGAATATTAGAGGAAAATTGGAATGAATTTTATAAAAGATATAAAAACAGAATTAGACCTAGTGTTATTGCAGAAGTAAAAAAAGTTATGAAATGCAAGGATATAAGTAATGGTTATATTGAATTAAAATGTAAGGAATGTGGCGAAATAAAGAAAGTTGGGTTCACTTGTAAAAGTAGATTTTGTACATCATGTGGAAAGGTTTATGTTGATAATTGGGTTAATGGAATGCTGGGAAAATTAATAAATGTAAAGCATAGACATATGGTATTTACAATACCAGAGGAACTTAGAAATTACTTCGGAAGAGAAAGAGATAGGCTGAAGTTACTTCCGCAATGTGCAGCTAAAGCTGTTACGAGTTGGATGTATAAGCAAAATAAAAAGAAGAATTTATACCTGGAATTATAG
- a CDS encoding 3'-5' exonuclease: MNYIIYDLEFNQKDKKSDENNTDLSAKNVSDLPFEIIQIGALKLDDDFQTVSTFNSLIKPTVYKSIHPHVESLTQITDEKVALCRHFPDVYKDFLEFIGDEEIILCVWGTVDIKELIRNLKFYNLTISNISKYIDVQKYASKHLKTLNKSRIGLRNAIELLNIPINGEFHDAFNDAYYTAEIFKFIYNNKIIRPSVYTSAPTKRISKPKEDIDMTSLIHQFEKMYNREMTEEEKSIIKLAYIMGRTGQFIKSGDIPQ, encoded by the coding sequence ATGAATTATATAATATATGATCTAGAATTTAATCAAAAAGATAAAAAGTCTGATGAAAATAACACAGACTTATCAGCGAAAAACGTATCTGACCTGCCTTTTGAAATCATTCAAATTGGTGCTTTAAAGTTAGATGATGATTTTCAAACAGTTTCCACGTTTAATTCACTGATTAAACCAACTGTATATAAGTCTATCCATCCTCATGTAGAGAGTTTAACCCAAATTACAGATGAAAAAGTCGCCTTATGCAGACACTTTCCTGATGTGTATAAAGATTTTCTAGAATTTATTGGAGATGAGGAAATAATTTTATGTGTCTGGGGCACTGTTGATATTAAAGAATTAATAAGAAATTTAAAATTTTATAACCTTACTATTTCAAATATTTCTAAATATATTGATGTTCAAAAATATGCTTCAAAGCATTTAAAGACCTTAAATAAATCTAGAATTGGTTTAAGAAATGCAATTGAACTTTTAAATATACCTATTAATGGTGAATTCCATGATGCCTTTAATGATGCTTATTATACTGCAGAAATTTTTAAATTTATTTATAATAATAAAATAATTAGACCATCAGTATACACTTCTGCACCTACAAAGAGAATCTCAAAACCTAAAGAAGATATTGATATGACTTCTTTAATTCATCAGTTTGAAAAGATGTATAATAGGGAAATGACAGAAGAGGAAAAATCAATAATAAAGCTTGCTTATATAATGGGCAGAACCGGACAATTTATCAAAAGTGGTGATATACCCCAATAA
- a CDS encoding EamA family transporter, translating into MNTKERRRGIMLILFAAMLWGVSGTVAQYLFQQKGFSSEWLVDIRLLVSGIILLLYGSIKDKGKIYEVWKTKHGRINILLFGIVGMLSVQYTYFAAIKYGNAATATILQYLSPVIITLYLAVRMKKCPSLQEITGIALAMLGTFLIITKGNIHSIAISKTALFWGISSAFAAAFYTIQPKYLLKKFGSTSTVGWGMIIGGIAFAFVHSPWNFTGEWSIESILAVIFVVLFGTLIAFYCYLESLKYVQPTDASILSSAEPLSAALLSVLWLKVSLGIAEWIGTICIIVTIIMLSFVKTNKQKE; encoded by the coding sequence GTGAATACTAAGGAAAGAAGAAGAGGCATAATGCTAATACTTTTTGCAGCTATGCTATGGGGAGTATCAGGCACAGTTGCTCAATATTTATTTCAGCAAAAGGGCTTTAGTTCAGAATGGCTGGTAGATATTCGATTATTAGTATCAGGAATAATTTTATTATTATATGGTTCAATAAAAGATAAGGGAAAGATATATGAAGTTTGGAAGACAAAACATGGCCGCATTAATATTTTATTATTTGGTATTGTAGGCATGTTAAGTGTTCAATATACATATTTTGCTGCGATTAAATATGGAAATGCAGCAACAGCAACTATACTTCAATACTTATCACCAGTGATAATAACTTTATATTTAGCTGTTAGGATGAAAAAATGTCCAAGCCTACAGGAAATTACAGGGATTGCATTAGCGATGCTTGGGACATTCCTTATAATTACAAAAGGAAATATTCATAGCATAGCTATTTCTAAGACAGCATTATTTTGGGGAATCAGCTCTGCTTTTGCAGCAGCTTTTTATACAATTCAGCCTAAGTATTTATTGAAAAAGTTTGGTTCAACAAGTACTGTTGGATGGGGGATGATTATTGGAGGAATAGCTTTTGCTTTTGTCCACAGTCCTTGGAATTTTACAGGAGAATGGTCTATAGAATCAATATTAGCAGTTATATTTGTAGTTTTATTTGGAACTTTAATTGCATTTTATTGTTACTTGGAAAGTTTAAAATATGTACAACCAACAGATGCAAGTATATTATCTTCCGCTGAACCATTATCTGCCGCTCTTTTATCTGTATTATGGCTTAAGGTTTCTTTAGGAATAGCAGAGTGGATAGGAACCATATGTATTATAGTTACAATAATAATGTTATCTTTTGTAAAGACTAATAAGCAAAAGGAATAA
- a CDS encoding VC0807 family protein: protein MEGPSKENPSKKYSVLKNIFNKDFVISAIIPIIIFSILDRNGMTFEGIVLSGGWSIGVVLINYIKDHELNALATISAVFAGSGLIGTIISKNPGFYLISPIVQDILYAAMFFGSLLFKKSLIQIIVEQSYLKNAPEEVKNRPQLIKAWRILSIAWGLLNISQAALRIILLYSVSVSAYYAVSTVYGNISSPLMLGFSIMFPKWYSKRKSISKEIEIS from the coding sequence ATGGAGGGGCCTTCTAAAGAGAATCCAAGTAAAAAATATTCAGTATTAAAAAATATATTTAACAAAGATTTCGTTATAAGTGCTATAATTCCTATTATAATTTTTTCAATATTAGATAGGAATGGAATGACTTTTGAAGGAATAGTTTTATCAGGAGGGTGGAGCATAGGTGTAGTTTTAATCAATTATATTAAAGATCATGAGTTAAATGCTCTTGCTACAATAAGTGCTGTTTTTGCTGGAAGTGGATTAATTGGAACTATTATTTCAAAAAATCCAGGTTTCTATTTAATATCTCCAATAGTGCAAGATATTTTATATGCTGCAATGTTTTTTGGATCTTTACTTTTTAAAAAATCATTAATTCAAATAATAGTTGAGCAAAGTTACTTAAAAAATGCACCTGAAGAGGTTAAAAACAGACCTCAATTAATAAAAGCTTGGAGAATTCTTTCTATTGCATGGGGGCTCCTAAATATAAGCCAAGCAGCATTAAGAATCATATTATTATACTCTGTTTCAGTAAGTGCTTACTATGCAGTTAGCACAGTATATGGGAATATTTCAAGTCCACTTATGCTAGGATTTTCAATTATGTTTCCTAAATGGTATTCTAAAAGAAAAAGCATATCAAAAGAAATAGAAATCTCATAA
- a CDS encoding IS91 family transposase translates to MMVTEGGKGKLTTWRNFKYFSYEALRKRWQKILLDEIIKREGNKDSFRRLKNKIYKNNKDGFYVHAKNEIKSAKIAAKYIGRYVGRPAIAESRIIAYDGESVTFKYKRHEDNKEIIEKVPVFEFIKKVIIHIPDKNFKMVRYFGLYSRRCKDKDQFIKMIDKKIIQIKKSIEKWEYRILASFGVDPCKCSKCGGKMRFNDIVYPRYGSMREYFKDKFISEGKEKLENILEIYAIAKGVLYGKIKPTTT, encoded by the coding sequence ATGATGGTTACAGAAGGTGGAAAGGGTAAGCTAACTACCTGGAGAAATTTTAAATATTTTTCGTATGAAGCATTAAGAAAGAGATGGCAAAAAATATTATTAGATGAAATAATAAAAAGAGAAGGAAATAAAGATAGTTTTAGACGATTAAAGAACAAAATATATAAAAATAATAAAGATGGATTTTATGTTCATGCTAAAAATGAAATAAAATCAGCAAAGATAGCTGCAAAATATATTGGAAGATATGTTGGACGACCTGCGATAGCAGAATCAAGAATAATTGCGTATGATGGTGAAAGTGTAACATTTAAATATAAAAGACATGAAGACAATAAAGAAATAATAGAGAAAGTGCCAGTCTTTGAGTTTATAAAAAAAGTTATAATACATATACCAGACAAGAATTTTAAAATGGTGAGATATTTTGGACTGTATTCGAGGAGATGTAAGGATAAAGATCAATTTATCAAGATGATAGATAAGAAAATAATACAAATTAAGAAATCAATAGAAAAGTGGGAATATCGAATTCTTGCGTCTTTTGGGGTAGATCCATGCAAATGTTCTAAATGTGGTGGTAAGATGAGATTTAATGATATAGTGTATCCACGATACGGCTCGATGCGAGAATATTTTAAAGATAAATTTATAAGTGAAGGGAAAGAAAAATTAGAAAACATCCTGGAAATATATGCAATTGCAAAAGGAGTACTATATGGTAAAATAAAGCCGACAACAACATAG
- a CDS encoding helix-turn-helix transcriptional regulator, translating to MNYDKCIKKSIEYIEDNLKKKIELQEIANKAFLSKYHFHRVFHATIGESVAEYIRRRRLIEAANELLNTEHKIIDIALNYQFSTQESFTKAFKKFYGIPPKEFRKNKTNMTLLHSTKLLSTKKPINTLSMAA from the coding sequence ATGAATTATGATAAATGCATAAAAAAATCTATTGAGTATATTGAAGACAATTTAAAGAAAAAAATTGAATTACAGGAGATTGCAAATAAGGCTTTTTTATCAAAGTATCACTTTCATAGAGTTTTTCATGCCACAATTGGAGAATCTGTGGCTGAATATATACGGAGAAGAAGATTAATAGAGGCTGCCAATGAGTTGTTGAATACAGAACATAAAATCATAGATATAGCACTAAATTATCAATTCAGCACTCAGGAATCTTTTACGAAAGCCTTTAAAAAATTTTATGGAATTCCACCTAAAGAATTTAGAAAAAATAAAACAAATATGACTTTACTGCATTCTACAAAACTACTTTCTACAAAGAAACCTATAAACACACTTTCTATGGCCGCGTGA
- the buk gene encoding butyrate kinase, protein MNYKLLIINPGSTSTKIAIYENEKEVFEETLRHSSEEIGQFKCVADQEDFRKDLILNALKKHNIDVRELDAIVGRGGLLKPIHSGTYAVNDVMLKDLKENIQGEHASNLGAIIADKIAKGIGKEAFIVDPVVVDEMEAIARFSGVPELPRKSIFHALNQKAVAKRYAKENSKNYEDINLIVAHMGGGVSVGAHKKGKIIDVNNALDGEGAFSPERSGGVPAGDLVRMCFSGKYTLEEILKKITGKGGFVAYLDTNDGRVVRNLILNGDSKAKLIHDAMGYQVAKDIGAAAAVLDGKVDAIILTGGIAYEKIMIDFLRPKIEFIAPITVYPGENEMLALAEGVIRVLDGQEEVKEYK, encoded by the coding sequence GTGAATTATAAATTATTAATAATAAACCCAGGATCCACGTCAACTAAGATAGCAATATATGAAAATGAAAAGGAAGTTTTTGAAGAAACACTCAGGCATTCTTCAGAAGAAATAGGACAATTTAAATGCGTAGCAGATCAAGAAGATTTTAGAAAAGATCTTATATTAAATGCACTAAAGAAACATAACATAGATGTAAGAGAATTAGATGCAATAGTTGGAAGAGGCGGTCTTTTAAAGCCGATACATAGTGGTACATATGCTGTAAACGATGTAATGCTAAAGGATTTAAAAGAAAATATACAAGGAGAGCATGCATCTAACCTTGGAGCAATTATAGCAGATAAAATTGCAAAGGGAATAGGGAAAGAAGCTTTTATAGTAGATCCAGTAGTTGTAGATGAAATGGAAGCGATTGCACGATTTTCAGGTGTACCTGAACTGCCGAGAAAGAGTATTTTCCATGCATTAAACCAAAAAGCAGTAGCGAAGAGATATGCAAAGGAAAACTCCAAGAACTATGAAGATATAAATCTTATAGTTGCCCATATGGGAGGAGGAGTTTCAGTAGGTGCACATAAAAAAGGAAAAATAATCGATGTAAATAATGCACTTGATGGTGAGGGAGCTTTTTCACCTGAAAGAAGCGGTGGAGTTCCAGCAGGTGATTTAGTCAGAATGTGCTTTAGTGGAAAATACACATTAGAAGAAATCTTGAAGAAGATAACAGGAAAAGGTGGATTTGTAGCTTACCTTGACACAAATGATGGAAGAGTAGTAAGGAATTTAATATTAAATGGAGATTCAAAAGCAAAATTAATACATGATGCCATGGGATATCAAGTCGCAAAAGATATAGGTGCAGCTGCAGCAGTGCTAGATGGAAAGGTAGATGCAATAATCTTAACTGGTGGTATAGCTTATGAAAAGATAATGATAGATTTTTTAAGACCTAAGATAGAATTCATAGCACCTATAACAGTTTATCCTGGCGAGAATGAAATGCTTGCCTTAGCAGAAGGTGTAATTAGAGTTTTAGATGGGCAAGAAGAAGTAAAAGAATATAAATAA
- a CDS encoding ISL3 family transposase codes for MQLQDITNILNLQGINVINFIYGFEDRICIEIQPTEYTQPCPCCKSFKIIRRGSSGIRRVRHLPIFQNEVILKVPKIRMSCKDCNASFSWQYSFLTGKSRYTNEFQEFIATKVPGATVIHCARTLKIPYSTVERIYKNYIDYVVPQLQAKVILESSNTNKLILGMDDFAIRKGHSYNTGIHDLRNGTLLEIIPGRKLEELRSHKTVNPELFELRPFAIVMDLAPYYHTFAKEVYPDAIRIADRFHVNSYAMEALRGVRKRISCDLTPAARTVLKRNKSVLEKRNEYLTSKEVEMLQQLLSLSPDLKAVYEWKEELIEWYDCCSSVIQATNVFDKWCKKGHSLNIPEVERALVTFENWRQEIINYHHCRYTNAAVEGRNGKIKAIQRRHYFTRNKDYYKGRILLECNNHFLTA; via the coding sequence ATGCAATTACAGGATATCACTAATATATTAAATTTACAAGGAATAAATGTTATCAATTTTATCTATGGTTTTGAAGATAGAATTTGTATTGAAATCCAACCTACAGAATATACTCAACCTTGTCCGTGCTGTAAGAGTTTTAAAATAATAAGACGAGGCTCATCTGGAATTAGAAGAGTAAGGCATCTTCCTATATTTCAAAACGAGGTAATATTAAAGGTTCCTAAAATAAGAATGTCCTGTAAGGATTGTAATGCCTCTTTTTCATGGCAATATTCATTCCTGACTGGAAAGAGTCGTTATACTAATGAATTTCAAGAGTTTATTGCAACTAAAGTACCAGGAGCAACGGTTATTCACTGTGCTAGAACATTGAAAATACCATATTCTACAGTTGAAAGAATATATAAAAATTATATTGACTATGTTGTTCCACAATTGCAAGCAAAAGTTATATTAGAAAGTTCTAACACTAACAAGCTTATACTTGGAATGGATGATTTTGCTATAAGGAAAGGACATAGTTATAATACTGGAATTCATGACCTTCGTAACGGAACATTACTTGAAATAATTCCAGGAAGAAAACTTGAAGAGCTTAGAAGTCATAAGACTGTAAATCCAGAACTTTTTGAGCTCCGACCTTTTGCTATAGTAATGGATTTGGCTCCATATTATCACACATTTGCAAAAGAAGTATACCCAGATGCTATACGTATTGCGGATAGGTTTCATGTTAATAGCTATGCTATGGAAGCTCTTAGAGGCGTAAGAAAACGCATAAGTTGTGATTTAACTCCTGCGGCACGGACAGTATTGAAAAGAAATAAATCAGTACTTGAAAAACGGAATGAATATCTTACATCAAAAGAGGTTGAGATGCTCCAGCAGTTGTTGTCATTATCACCTGACCTAAAAGCAGTATATGAGTGGAAAGAGGAACTTATTGAGTGGTATGACTGTTGTTCAAGTGTTATACAGGCAACAAATGTATTTGATAAATGGTGTAAAAAAGGACATTCACTAAATATACCTGAGGTAGAACGTGCTTTGGTTACTTTTGAAAACTGGAGACAAGAAATAATTAACTATCATCATTGTAGATATACCAATGCCGCTGTTGAAGGTAGAAACGGTAAAATTAAAGCAATTCAACGCAGACACTATTTTACAAGGAATAAAGACTACTACAAAGGAAGAATTTTATTAGAATGTAATAACCATTTCTTGACAGCTTAA
- a CDS encoding [Fe-Fe] hydrogenase large subunit C-terminal domain-containing protein — MGKSKKSNRTEEDNIMQIDKKKCIGCTACAFTCARETKISILKKIDIGRRTVEPKQGTFEDTGCIYCGQCATACPTEAMKVRSDVELVKEALNSGKYLVLISSPIVKATLGEEFKLPAGSYVEGKIVPSARKLGFQNAFNTEFGTDMTVVEEATELIKRIAGKEKLPMFTSFCPSWIRYAELFHPEVLEHISTAKSPQQMMGASVKTYFADNYNILPTNIFIVSVNSCAAKKYEAEKAEMGRDNYKDIDAVLTTREYSELLKDNGIDITAIADEAGAPFMNEYTGAGTSFAISGGAMRSVIRTVASYLNSDVFEIDNVAFENVFGYEYIKEANINLGSQRYKVAVINGLKEVDKFLKSEKWKEYLFIEVMTCKDGCMNGGGAVRVEKRAKTDGDLCISCGTCIDSCPVSAREFNERGEAFSDIRKCTGCKLCANICRAKAISVQDFDKATNNFLDTDYMKIRINSLRNIDRTCDKRVSDKNYSLQEMYKNYMGEPGGVKSINLLHTDYTDRSNNIKNKDTKKRKKH; from the coding sequence ATGGGAAAGTCAAAGAAAAGTAATAGAACTGAAGAAGATAATATTATGCAAATAGATAAGAAAAAATGCATAGGGTGTACAGCTTGTGCATTTACATGTGCTCGGGAGACAAAGATATCTATATTAAAGAAAATAGATATTGGAAGAAGAACAGTTGAACCGAAACAAGGGACTTTTGAAGACACAGGATGCATATATTGTGGACAGTGTGCTACAGCCTGCCCAACTGAAGCTATGAAGGTACGAAGTGATGTAGAATTAGTGAAAGAAGCCCTAAATAGTGGTAAATACTTAGTTTTAATTTCATCTCCTATAGTAAAAGCAACTTTGGGGGAAGAATTTAAGCTTCCTGCAGGATCTTATGTAGAAGGAAAGATAGTGCCATCAGCAAGGAAATTAGGTTTTCAAAATGCATTTAATACTGAATTTGGTACTGATATGACAGTTGTTGAGGAAGCAACTGAACTGATAAAGAGAATTGCAGGTAAAGAAAAACTTCCTATGTTTACTTCTTTTTGTCCATCGTGGATACGCTATGCTGAACTTTTTCACCCAGAAGTATTAGAACATATTTCAACTGCAAAATCTCCACAGCAAATGATGGGTGCAAGCGTAAAAACATACTTTGCAGATAACTACAATATTTTACCTACTAACATTTTTATTGTTTCTGTTAATTCTTGTGCTGCTAAAAAATATGAGGCAGAAAAAGCAGAAATGGGAAGAGATAACTATAAAGATATAGATGCAGTTTTAACTACGAGAGAATATAGCGAGTTATTAAAAGATAATGGAATTGACATAACTGCTATAGCAGATGAAGCAGGTGCTCCTTTTATGAATGAATATACTGGAGCGGGAACAAGTTTTGCAATAAGCGGTGGTGCAATGAGATCTGTTATTAGGACAGTTGCAAGTTATCTAAACAGTGATGTATTTGAAATTGATAATGTAGCTTTTGAGAATGTTTTCGGATATGAGTATATAAAAGAAGCAAATATTAATTTAGGAAGCCAAAGGTACAAGGTGGCAGTAATTAACGGATTAAAAGAAGTCGATAAATTCTTAAAGAGCGAAAAGTGGAAAGAATATTTATTTATTGAAGTTATGACTTGCAAGGATGGCTGTATGAATGGCGGTGGTGCGGTAAGAGTGGAGAAAAGGGCTAAAACTGACGGGGATTTATGTATAAGCTGTGGAACCTGCATAGATAGCTGCCCTGTTAGTGCGAGAGAGTTTAATGAAAGAGGAGAAGCCTTTAGTGATATTAGAAAATGCACTGGATGTAAATTATGCGCGAATATTTGCAGAGCTAAGGCCATAAGCGTGCAAGATTTTGATAAAGCAACAAATAATTTTTTAGACACAGATTACATGAAAATTAGAATTAATTCTTTAAGAAATATAGATAGAACATGTGATAAAAGAGTTTCAGATAAAAATTATAGTCTTCAAGAGATGTACAAAAATTACATGGGTGAGCCAGGGGGCGTAAAATCAATTAATTTGCTTCACACAGATTATACAGATAGATCTAATAATATAAAGAATAAAGATACTAAAAAGCGGAAAAAACATTAA
- a CDS encoding PadR family transcriptional regulator, with the protein MAKVNKTKYALLGVLNIMSGSGYDIKKFCDVSIGYFWNENYGHIYPVLQKMEDEKLITKEVTQTEGRPSKNVYSITQKGREELEEWLKLPVENDPIRSEFLLKMFLSKDIPIKSVLEKVEKLKEQCEEELKKYSEIEKFFKSEQTDMNKKELTLYLSTVMYGKLGEEARIRWCEETIQQLKSLNNL; encoded by the coding sequence ATGGCAAAGGTTAACAAAACGAAATACGCATTATTAGGAGTACTTAATATAATGTCTGGATCCGGATATGATATTAAAAAGTTCTGTGATGTGTCCATAGGATATTTTTGGAATGAAAATTATGGACACATATATCCAGTACTTCAGAAAATGGAAGACGAAAAATTAATAACAAAAGAAGTGACACAAACAGAAGGAAGACCTTCTAAAAATGTATATTCAATTACACAAAAAGGTAGAGAAGAATTAGAAGAATGGCTTAAGCTTCCGGTTGAAAATGATCCAATTAGATCAGAATTTTTATTAAAGATGTTTTTATCTAAAGATATCCCAATAAAGAGTGTTCTTGAAAAAGTTGAAAAGTTAAAGGAGCAGTGTGAAGAAGAACTGAAGAAGTATTCAGAAATTGAGAAATTTTTCAAATCTGAACAGACTGATATGAACAAAAAGGAATTAACGTTGTATTTAAGCACCGTTATGTATGGAAAACTAGGAGAAGAAGCAAGAATAAGATGGTGTGAGGAAACAATACAACAATTGAAATCATTAAATAATTTATAA
- the clpP gene encoding ATP-dependent Clp endopeptidase proteolytic subunit ClpP produces the protein MSYVPMVIEQTNRGERSYDIYSRLLKDRIIMLSDEVNDASASIIVAQLLFLEADNPDADINFYINSPGGSITAGMAIYDTMQYIKPDVSTICVGIAASMGSFLLTAGAPGKRFALPNSEILIHQPSVYGGLKGQATDIKIHTDWLLKTKDKINKIYSEKTKKPIETIEKDMERDYFMSAKEALAYGIIDKIL, from the coding sequence ATGAGCTATGTGCCAATGGTAATTGAACAAACAAATCGTGGGGAGCGTTCGTATGATATCTATTCTAGACTGCTTAAAGATAGGATAATTATGCTTAGTGATGAGGTAAATGATGCAAGTGCAAGTATAATTGTGGCCCAGCTGCTCTTTCTTGAAGCTGATAATCCTGATGCAGATATTAATTTCTATATAAACAGTCCTGGTGGCTCCATAACTGCAGGAATGGCAATATATGATACAATGCAATATATAAAACCAGATGTATCTACAATATGTGTTGGTATAGCAGCAAGCATGGGCTCATTTCTACTTACAGCCGGTGCTCCTGGCAAGAGATTTGCTCTTCCAAATAGCGAAATTCTCATTCACCAGCCATCAGTATATGGAGGTCTTAAAGGCCAAGCTACAGATATAAAGATTCATACAGATTGGTTATTAAAAACTAAAGACAAGATAAATAAAATATATAGTGAAAAGACTAAAAAACCAATTGAGACAATAGAAAAAGATATGGAAAGAGATTATTTCATGTCTGCTAAGGAAGCTTTAGCCTATGGAATAATAGATAAAATACTGTAA